The window ATGAAAAGACTACTGATTAAAGAAAGTTTGACTAGATTGCCCAGGTTCAAGAAACTTTGAATTTTTACTATAAGCAGGATAGAACCACGAATAGAGGACACTAGAAATCTTACTCTCAAACATACCATGCGAAGAGAAGCCAAAGTAGAAGCAGTCTCTGACACTGGAGGTGCAGCAAACCCAGAGGGTAATTGAGCATTTGGGGAGGTTGATATTCCATCAATACCGGCAGCTTTTTCAGCACCTTCAGGACCAGCATCAGACACAACTGGAAGTTCTGTCTCTTCAGCTGCCTGAGAAAATGCAATAACCTGGTTAGTACAGGCTAGTCAAAAAAATCCATAAAGAGGGTGATGCACACTCAGAAACTATAGTTTCCCTTGAAGAATGTTCCCAGTAAAAGTGGGTAAAAGGAGCCGTATAACACTTACCTTCACAGATTTTCGTGCAACTGATATTCGTTTTGCTTCGGCAAGAACCTAAGACCAAGGTATGAAGGGCAGATTAGTGATTTTGAAAAAATAACTGGCACCAGTAAATATTAGGCGCATGGGATCAGGAGGCTCTTTTCAAGAACTAGACATGCTGTTAAACATGGGATGATGTCTAACTTTTATCAAGGAGGGCATTCATTTAGAGAGATCAACTAGAACAATAAGTAAACGAGAGATCAACTGATATTCGTTTTGCTTCGGCAAGAACCTAAGACCAAGGTATGAAGGGCAGGTTAGTGATTTTGAAAAAATAACTGGCACCAGTAAATATTATGCGCATGGGATCAGGAGGCTCTTTTCAAGAACTAGACATGCTGTTAAGCATGGGATGATGTCTAACTTTTATCAAGGAGGGCATTCATTTAGAGAGATCAACTAGAACAATAAGTAAACGGAATGCACAAACCTCTGCATCCCTCCGCTCTTGCAGCTTTGTCTGTGAAAGCACCATCGACAGTGCACGTTTTCGCTCTCTCTCTTGAGAGACATTGTAAGGCTCCTATTATTGTAAGAAAAAATTAGAAAGACCACAAGAAACTGAAATATATAGAATAAAAGGCCAGTTAAGAAGGAGATACATGCGGAGCACAAAGCGGGGTAAGCTGGCGGTATTGCTCCAAAAGaagtaaataagaaagaaaaatagtcCTCAGTTCAGACAATCAGAACTGTTAAGAGACCTTTACAAGGGGATGTCCAGCAACATCGGCAGGGGATGCAGCCCTAGCAGTTGTAATAGCACGAGATACTACATGTGACGAGTTCCAAAACCATCATGAAAATCAAAAGAATTTTGGAGTTAAAAACATATAAAGTAGAAGATACATTAGTTTAACCAATTTATAAGCAACGAGAAATTGTACAATACCACTGTAGTAGCGGTCCTTTAGCTCCTCAACTGTACGATTTGAAGAGAACCTATCAGCTATGATAATGAAACGGAGATCAAACCTCTTGCACAGCTCAAATAATTGATCAGTCTCTTCCTTGGTCCATGACTAACATTTGAGAACAAGCAAGGTCAGAAAGATGTATGctgaagaattgaagaaacaataaCGGATTGCCTTCCAACGACATAAGCATATGTCTGGACAAAGGAGAATGCATGGAAACTACAAGCACAATCCAAAACCAGTTCTAACAAAGATTAAAAAGATATAATTGTGAGTTGCTGAaggatttcaacaaaaatatcacTTCAAGCAATTGAGGGTTTCCACAAAAGCTGCAAACTAGAGGTTGCTGTTGGGTAATCATACAACATGATATTAAAGGTCATTCTGTAAACCACTACTACAATGACGATGCTGGTACAAGATTGTAATAGAGCTTAAAGTTCAATTCGAAGAATTGATACAGCTAATGATTCTTTATATCGTGTCTTCCACGAAGATAACACATCCAATTTGGATACTTACAGGATCGGACAAGAACTTCTCATACTCATCGTTAGTGTACTCAAGCACATCCACAGACTGCATTCATCAGACAGAGAGCAGATTTAACACCAGAAATAAAAGAACCTTCAGGAACAAGAAGAACCCTTGATATACCTTATTAAACTTGGCAAACGAATAGTCACCTGTAGGCGGAACACCATTAACAACTCTCACCTGGGATTTTGTCAAAGTCAATGAGTTTCTTTAGTAGATGGTTTGTCAGTTACTTTAAGCAGattctaaaatcagtagaaacACATACCCAATGATAAAGCTGTAAGTTATCTTTTCTAGCAGAGCTTGTGAAAGGAAGCCATTGCCATGTAATCTGAAATGAAAGCAGAAGAATTTATTAGCTTCTGTTAAAATCAAGAAAAAGCACCCTCGAGAAACATCCATTAGCGACACAAAAACTTTGTTAATGTGATAAACAAAGAAGGTATCCAGATAACCTACTATCGTAAAAGAAGGTGTGGTGAGGATTTGCAATTGACAGCTACACATCAACTTAGTTCCAAACTCAAATGTAACAGTTAGGAAATTATGCTGGTTTATTATTCTCATGTCCCTACTCCATTCTGGAGAGAAGATAAGAAGCTCTTCCGCTATGCTTTATATTCTGAGAAGAAAGATTCAACTGAAAATCCAATGAATAAAATCGCTTTCGATTTTGGTCTAGCAATTCTTCTATTCATCCTTCAACATAGGTTTTATTTAAGTATTCTAGAGTTTGAAGCTATTTTCATGCTACTCCGATAACACATTAGACTAGGAATTTCAACAAAGACAAATGAAGAAGTCAGTTTTCCAACAATCTCCAGATTATTTACCATATTTGTTCTCCAAAAAACTGGCGTACCACAGCGACAACTAGTTTTTTTATGTGACCAGCTATGAGAATTACttgcaaatattgttgaagcaaAATTAAATGCTTAAGACAAATAAAATTGTGGGCAGGGAGAAGCACATGTATCATCAATCCAACAATAATTAGTCCCTCCTTATTATCATGCAAATTCCACCAAGGACAGATATCTCAATCTCATCTCCAATTAATATTCACAATCAACCAATTACGTCTCAATTCCAAATTAGTTAAGGTCAACTAAATGAATCCTATTGCATTGATCCCGCTCTATTCAGGTTCAATAATTAGAGCATTCGTCATAGCATTCATCATAGTCTTACGGACTTCCAGCTAAAATTCTACCGACAGCAAAACTGTTCCTAAGAAAACACATAAAAGTGGAAAAACAGAATTAAGCAAATTAACCTTTTCGGACTCTGAAAGAGCTTTTCGTTTCAATTGATTAATATCAAGAGAAGGCATGAGAGGTGCAATACCACCTGTAAGTGCGTAAACCTGGAAATCCAAAAAGGTAATTAGAAATTCTAGAATACTCGAGAAACTACAATTGCACAGTAATGGAGAGAAAGGAGAGGATAAAACAAACTTCTCGCGAAATGCCATCAGGTTTCCTTTGAGATTCTTTCTGAGGTCTCGATTTCTTTTCTTGGGACATAATGGGTCCATTTTTGGGCAATCCTAAGATGTCCTTCGCATCCATATAGATTTATTTTCTACGAAATTAGGGTTTGCTCTAACACTCTGTAGTACTAATATTGAAGTACGATATGATAAATTAGTACAAACGTTGAAGAATTGGAAAATAGAACAGCTGAATTAGTCTACACACGAATGGGATTATCATTCAAGGAACAAGTAAGAGCGATGATCCTTTGCCCCTTTTTGAGCGCGAAATCGAAGAAGAGGATTTGTTTTTTTCTCCTCGCTTCACCCGCTAAATTGGGCCGGGTCCGGTCAGTGTCCAGGCCACCATATTGGGCCTCACCTGTTCCAATACATTGAGTAGGCTAGTCTGGACCGGGCTCCCTTCACAATCCGGATTGGGCCAAGTGTGCAGCCTATCATCTGGTCCAGAATGCTAACGGAATTATCTGAATTTCCTTTTTAACATTATTTTTGGTTCATACATTATTTTCGGGATTTTTACCCAGCTATACtctattagaaatttatttaccaatGTTCTCTATGTTTTGTAGTTTTTAATAAGTATTTAGGTTTATCTTACAAATTGTGTAGATTGCTCCTTAAAAGGCTCTTACCTCATTATTAGTGTCTTCAATTAAGGGATCAAATTATATCCTTTCCTTTTTTggggggatttgcatctataccggCTTTTTGgatcacattttaacttgtgcccgctttgcaaaaaacattgcaagcgtacccactttttcgcgtaacttcagcatacgaggttgaagtagcaaagacaatcacgcaaaactttagCATTCTAGTAGGCGGGCCGACTGAAGTTTTTTTGCCCTAgataagatgctgaagttatttagttcatttgtaaaaaattCAGCACTAAAATAGGTGAAGTTTTTTTGTCGtggattcattagttttatcataaagctttttcagaaacttcagcagaagatgctgaagttattcagttcatttgtaaaaacttcagcactaaataagctgaaatttttttgtccttgataagctttttcaaaaacttcagcaaaagatgttgaagttatttagttcatttgtaaaaatttcagcactacataagctgaagttttttttgtcctagattcattagttttgtcataaagctttttcaaaaacttcagcagaagatgctgaagttatttagttcatttgtaaaaatttcggcactatataagctgaagtttttgaaaaagctttctaacatactagataaataatcatcTTATTCTTTCATAGTGTATTACTACTATAAAATAAACAGATTGCCAACAATatataaatcataaattttggaaataataaacgtgaaaagaacagaattaagtgaaaatattcacaaattattgtctactaacttacataattatttataatttatttttaaataatccgATAAATATacttatggcaatcatcccatgaactgaagtttcatagcagcaccaacagcagcagaagaaataataataataataataataataataataataataataataataataataataataataataataataataataataataataataataataataagaagaagaagaagaagaagaagaagaagaagaagaagaagaagaagaagaagaagaagaagaagaagaagggctgaagttatttaaaagtgggtacaagctaaaacttttttaaaaaaatgagtatatgttaaatgggggcgaccaaatagggcacccccgtgcaatttttactttcttttcccctctcctcttctctctctttttttttacaaCAAAATCCCTTAATCTACGCTCAGAATCTCCATTTTTTCTCTTCCTACCATTGCCAATAGctttatattattaaatcatCAATTGCATCGTTCTTCTGCTGGGAGACCGGGCAACactgaaaatgaagaaatattcaGCAATTGTATGATAAatgtatcataattgtatttgAATCATATCAGATACATCAATACGTAAAACATAATTGTATCATACTTGTATCACAATTGTATCTAATTTATAGATGGTACATTAATATCCAAAATAATACCGGATACAatactaaaaaaataatatataattatcatataTTTGTGATACAAACTGTGAAATTCGTCACAAACTCACAACTGCTCATAATTaagatacaaattttatataatccTAAAAGAATTCTTACACAATTATGATACAACTTAAATTGACTCCAAACTTAAACTGATACAATATCGTATTATACTTGTATTAGCATTGTATCATGTATTATTTTGGGTACAAATTGTAATACAATCGTGATACAGTTCTAAATTATGATACAACTTTTGATCTTTATCTTTTTCAACTTTCAATTTAAAACATCCACCAAGAACCAACTTTAAACTTAAATTATGATAAAATATTGTATTTTAATAGTATTAGTATTGTATCAGAATTGTCTTAGGTATTGATGAATCAAATACAACTCAGATACAATTATGATACATTTATTATACAATcgtaatacaattctgaaacttCTTCTTcctcgagtttcaatctgaaactCAACCTAAAACCAACTTTAAACTTAACCAATTTCCCTTCAAATTTAGATATAAACTCTAAAGGATATTTTCAATCGTTTTCAAGAACACCCAATACTTCTCTACCTACAATTTCAGAGATAATGTCAATGGATTTGTCAATAGTTGAAGTTTTTTAATGGTTATTGGTGGAATTGATTCAGAGAAATATATGATGCTACAATTTTAGAGAGATAATAATTTGATTTGTATGAGAGAGAGAAATAGAGCTATTGGTGGATTTGTATGAAAGGGACAAtggctttaaaaaaaattaaaattgggAAGAAAATCGTGATTGTAGGAGGTTAAAGCTGATAGATGGGGATGAGAGATACGTTACAAATTAATTCCTATATTTAAGGGATccttcttttatcatattttgtacATAAATAGTAAATATAGATACACAATGTAATTCTTAAGGAACCTAAAGAAAAGTGGTTAATAAGTTTCTAATAGAGTATAGCTAGGTAAAAGTCCCATTAATTTCAGACTGGATAACCGAAAGACGATTAACTTATATTAACTCCTAGCTAGTAATGAAACTTTAATGTAATTGCAGATCTATTAAAGGAAGTTGGAGTTTAGCCTCTTGACTTTAATGGCTTTATTGatgaatatataattttcttgTTTGGATAATTTGCTAGGCGTTTCGACAATATTTGagttaaaattgaaatgaaaaattgTGAAAGTTTGATATTGCACTATGGATCACACAAGACTGTTACAACCTCCCTCTTCCAAAATCGGAAAAATGGCCCCTCAGCATAGGAGGGTGATTCAACTCTGCTGATTATGTATAGTGCTAGTAGAATGATTCTACGACTATTAATATTTTGTCCCTGTTTAAGGCAGTACGAAAAATAGCTCTATACAACGGGAAGAATTAAAAAATTATGCAAGTTCAATGATTCATAAGTTTTGCCAAATGGACAAAATTTAATATTAATTGGTCACAAGTTTAGTTGGATGGGGAAATTTTGCTTGGGTTATTCAATTGTTTACAAGTTTTGTTGAACAGACACAAATTGATACTATCTTCATTCTACTAATCTAGTCAGTTAAATTCTTCACAAGTTTTGGTGGTTGAAAAGATCTTGCATCTATCGTTTGTTAATAGATTTTGCCAGACAAACTCAATATGGTATATCTTCATTCTATTTATGTTGTTAAGTTGTTCATAAGTTTTACCAAAATGGGCAATTCTTGCCAAGTTTTGTAACTTCTCCATTTAAAAGTCCACTTCTTTTGAATAAGAATACCAACCTTCTGTAGAGTGTAGACAAACTAATTCAGACATTTTTTGCGGAATATTTCGCTGCAACCATATAATTGCAATATAGTTTGCCGTTACAATGTAAGAATTTGTGAAAGAGCTGATTCCTAGATGGTCACATAACTTATGAGATTATCCTACCAAAGTCACTTTTGTTTCGTTTGGAACAATAAAGTCACTCAACTATGACTCAAAAATAAAGCACCCATTTGACATGCCATgtcatttaaaaatatatatatttttaatgataaattttattttcacaaatatttttctttccttgCAAACATTGATCTAATTAATATGATATTTCTGTAATGTATTTTACACTATTCTAAAAAGCATTACTGATTAGATAGAATCTTATAACTTTCGAAACTTAAATTGGATATTCAGATTAAAAATGCTgataatatatttttgttttataatatattaataaGAAATTTCTAAATTTACTGCTtcatatgaatttttttaaatatcttTACTCATAAGTTTATGATGATAATACATTTATGCAAGAAATTATAATTgcatatttgaaaataatatatatCTGATAAGACTATCTAAATTTCACAATAGTACATCACTTTAAACAGGACTATCTAGTGAGTCTTATTCTTAGTATATGTTTCTAATTAAAtatatttagttttaaattcaaatttaaaactttattttcaattatcaatttaaatttttattacaATTTTATTAACTGTGTCCtagtttttattagttttttctAATTTTGTGATATGTCCTTTTCTTAGAGCGCCACATGGTTTAACTATCCACCTCATaatagtgtgtgtgtatatatatcttagttaaaaataaaaacttgttaTTTAAAATTAGATTCATTTTCTTATTGGGTGGGTAAATGGGTTTAAGAGACATGCATTAAAtgagttttattataaattatttttttaaaatgacatGGCACCAAATAagtgttctttattttttgagTCAAAGAGCAATAATTGGGTGATTTTATTGCCCAAGCCAAAATAAAAGGGACTTTGAAAGGATAATCCTATAAATTAGGTGATCATCCAAGAAATTAACTCATTTGTGAAATAGCTGCAAATCATAGTTTTATTACTGAATGGTCGATTTGAGTTATCTGTAATAGTATATATTTGGGTGGCGGAATAAATGTACGGCTCCTTAAACTTGAACAAGTTTAAGAAGCCGTACTTTAAGCTAAGTGAAAGTGATCGTTCGCGCTCTCTCTATAGAGTGATTTAAAAGAGAGACATAACGTGCCATTTTCTCTCTCGTCCACTTTAagtaaatttttaacttttttttatgGTCCATAATATTAGATTATTTTAAAAATCTagaaagaattatttttttttaaaaaagttgccCTTGGAGTATAGAGCCTAGGAGTATTTGTTGTATTTCCAATaagcaaattaaggttaatatggtcaattacattgttaattaatgctaaaaaatGGATTCCTtaatgtcacgactcaaaatctgttaaaggtcgtgatggcgtcggacaacactgtcaggcaagccaacactaaatagttaattaatttctcattttaatacttttttaaaatcacaaatttccttcaatttaactagtaaaagatgaactttacagaataaataataatattctcCACTTTCGATAATGAATACCCCATAATCAACCCAGAaccaggtgtcacaagtgcatgagcatttactagaaaataaaataaaatacaataactgtccggattACAGTTTTGGACAGAAAGGATAATATAagtactctaaaggagactctgttggttgcAGATCGTCTCATAAGATtcagctcacctaagtcctcgTATCAATCGCGCCGTTGCGCCCGCTAGgtcactagacatacatgtgactgtacaaaaaatgtacagcaagcgtagtatgagtacgaaaacaaaccgtacccagtaattatccattctaatctcgaagaagtagtgactaaAGGCCGctctgacacttactagggccaacaatACAATAATATGAagttctaattaag is drawn from Nicotiana tabacum cultivar K326 chromosome 22, ASM71507v2, whole genome shotgun sequence and contains these coding sequences:
- the LOC107803162 gene encoding SWR1-complex protein 4; amino-acid sequence: MDAKDILGLPKNGPIMSQEKKSRPQKESQRKPDGISREVYALTGGIAPLMPSLDINQLKRKALSESEKITWQWLPFTSSARKDNLQLYHWVRVVNGVPPTGDYSFAKFNKSVDVLEYTNDEYEKFLSDPSWTKEETDQLFELCKRFDLRFIIIADRFSSNRTVEELKDRYYSVSRAITTARAASPADVAGHPLVKEPYNVSQERERKRALSMVLSQTKLQERRDAEVLAEAKRISVARKSVKAAEETELPVVSDAGPEGAEKAAGIDGISTSPNAQLPSGFAAPPVSETASTLASLRMLRVYLRTYALDQMVQAASSSAGLRTIKRVEQTLQDLGVNLKPKVPTKLVCAEHLELRKEILTLLNLQKQLQYKEAEGSSYREGSYSETPGTPPKRAQQDRTFIPDSTSFGGDRVGKRDQKRKGPGRLSEVPSSPAQSKRPRKLKTSDG